One Brachybacterium kimchii genomic window carries:
- the dnaA gene encoding chromosomal replication initiator protein DnaA produces the protein MDETAVDYDATWDETLRILRRYETVTERAMAFLTLSRLMAIVADTALVAAPSTWAKDLFEQRIAGALKEALSEATGRETRFAVTVDESLFEDDDESPRSTATADRTASTGAVDTDVDNVDGADAQGGSAGARSTASAPSPLPSSPSPVPSPDPAPAGGAGSRRPFGADRFPAEAPTETGSGTGTAGPSSDARSRREDAEWFAHEDDARRSERTQRVDETRRPTDAAPPADEESTLGSDSRLNAKYTFDTFVIGSSNRFAQAAASAVAEAPARAYNPLFIYGGSGLGKTHLLHAVGHYAQSLYPGIEVRYVNSEEFTNDFINSVQSGQFGKAQEFHRRYRDIDILLIDDIQFLQRAPETMEAFFHTFNTLHNADKQIVITSDLPPKQLGGFEDRMRSRFEMGLMTDVQPPDLETRIAILRKKVEMEGTQEVPRDVLEYIASRISTNIRELEGALIRVQALHSLSRQPMDVSLAESVLKDLLAHDDGAEVTAATIIAQTASYFGLTVDQITGGARTRVLVTARQIAMYLCRELTDMPLIRIGEEFGGRDHTTVMHANKKISELMKERRAIFNQVTELTARIKNSSSQNA, from the coding sequence ATGGACGAGACAGCCGTCGACTACGACGCGACCTGGGACGAGACCCTTCGGATCCTGCGTCGGTACGAGACCGTCACCGAGCGCGCCATGGCCTTCCTGACCCTCTCCCGGCTGATGGCCATCGTCGCGGACACCGCCCTGGTCGCAGCGCCTTCCACCTGGGCGAAGGACCTCTTCGAGCAGCGCATCGCCGGGGCTCTGAAGGAGGCGCTGTCCGAGGCCACAGGCAGGGAGACCCGCTTCGCCGTGACCGTCGACGAGTCCCTCTTCGAGGACGACGACGAATCCCCGCGGAGCACGGCCACCGCCGACCGCACCGCATCCACCGGTGCTGTGGACACCGATGTGGACAACGTGGACGGAGCGGACGCCCAGGGCGGCTCCGCAGGTGCTCGGAGCACCGCCTCCGCCCCGTCCCCGCTGCCGTCCTCCCCGTCGCCCGTCCCCTCCCCGGACCCCGCTCCGGCGGGCGGCGCCGGTTCCCGCCGACCGTTCGGCGCCGATCGCTTCCCCGCGGAGGCGCCGACGGAGACCGGATCGGGAACGGGGACGGCGGGCCCGTCGTCCGATGCCCGGAGCCGACGCGAGGATGCCGAGTGGTTCGCCCACGAGGACGATGCCCGCCGCTCGGAGAGGACGCAGCGGGTCGACGAGACCCGTCGGCCCACGGATGCCGCCCCGCCCGCCGACGAGGAGTCGACGCTGGGCTCGGACTCGCGCCTGAACGCGAAGTACACCTTCGACACCTTCGTCATCGGCTCGTCCAACCGCTTCGCGCAGGCCGCCGCCTCCGCGGTCGCCGAGGCCCCCGCTCGCGCCTACAACCCGCTCTTCATCTACGGCGGCTCGGGACTGGGCAAGACTCACCTGCTGCACGCGGTGGGCCACTACGCGCAGTCGCTGTACCCGGGCATCGAGGTGCGCTACGTGAACTCCGAGGAGTTCACCAACGACTTCATCAACTCCGTGCAGTCCGGCCAGTTCGGCAAGGCGCAGGAGTTCCATCGCCGCTACCGCGACATCGACATCCTGCTCATCGACGACATCCAGTTCCTGCAGCGCGCGCCGGAGACGATGGAGGCCTTCTTCCATACGTTCAACACGCTGCACAACGCCGACAAGCAGATCGTCATCACCTCCGACCTGCCCCCGAAGCAGCTGGGCGGCTTCGAGGACCGCATGCGCTCGCGCTTCGAAATGGGTCTGATGACGGACGTGCAGCCGCCGGACCTCGAGACCCGCATCGCGATCCTGCGCAAGAAGGTCGAGATGGAGGGCACCCAGGAGGTCCCCCGCGACGTCCTGGAGTACATCGCCTCGAGGATCTCCACGAACATCCGCGAGCTCGAGGGCGCCCTGATCCGCGTCCAGGCGCTGCATTCCCTGTCCCGGCAGCCGATGGACGTCTCCCTCGCCGAGAGCGTCCTGAAGGACCTCCTCGCGCATGACGACGGCGCCGAGGTCACGGCCGCGACGATCATCGCGCAGACCGCCTCCTACTTCGGCCTCACGGTCGACCAGATCACCGGCGGCGCGCGCACGCGCGTGCTCGTCACCGCCCGTCAGATCGCCATGTACCTGTGCCGCGAGCTCACGGACATGCCGCTGATCCGCATCGGGGAGGAGTTCGGCGGCCGCGACCACACGACCGTCATGCACGCGAACAAGAAGATCTCCGAGCTCATGAAGGAGCGGCGGGCGATCTTCAACCAGGTGACCGAGCTGACGGCGCGCATCAAGAACTCGAGTTCCCAGAACGCCTGA